The Acidobacteriota bacterium genome includes a region encoding these proteins:
- a CDS encoding type II toxin-antitoxin system VapC family toxin: protein MLRAIPQGAVCFIDANIVYYHIFDTPPLSEECSDFLYRVEQGELTRVISSDILADAVHKVMMTELVALHGIPRAGILARVKKHPELLDSLNLHKAIPPIIRGLNVIVEPITLELLEAATELSVQYRLLTNDALILTTMKKFGIEHLATNDNDFDNISDIQVWKPR, encoded by the coding sequence ATGTTGCGAGCTATTCCTCAAGGAGCGGTTTGTTTTATTGACGCCAACATCGTTTATTATCACATTTTTGATACCCCACCACTTTCGGAGGAATGTTCGGATTTTTTATATCGGGTGGAACAGGGCGAATTAACACGGGTGATTTCGTCAGATATTCTTGCTGATGCTGTGCATAAAGTGATGATGACAGAGTTGGTTGCTCTGCATGGCATTCCCCGGGCAGGTATATTGGCAAGAGTAAAAAAACACCCAGAGTTGCTAGATTCATTAAATTTGCATAAAGCAATTCCTCCAATCATCCGAGGATTAAATGTAATTGTTGAACCCATCACTTTGGAACTGTTAGAAGCCGCAACTGAACTGTCCGTTCAATATCGCCTGCTCACCAATGACGCGCTCATTCTTACGACCATGAAAAAATTCGGCATCGAACACCTTGCAACCAACGATAATGATTTTGATAATATTTCTGACATACAGGTTTGGAAACCCAGATGA
- a CDS encoding TonB C-terminal domain-containing protein, producing the protein MLKTLENYLTDEPTANWLLEPLWRQLGHDRRFARIFIASIIGHLIFYAILVRFDLKMEFAEQKARGQGERVEIVEVAPPANKGLLPRSINEPLERADLSQLKYDPNNANDKNLLARSPNPTTARGVETKLPSATQIEKQVERTRNNATSGSGTANTATASPATPAPRPADSPSVQPATAPPTPATAETSSQPATSPPATAPAPQPSEPATKAQPATPAGTPNAGNQQNKAFGTQETEAQYNAYIRAKIKKVNERIYPKELVKDLLGDRVSADFRLVIRRGGEIASLQQLRSTGFSALDNIARQAIYTAKPFDGYPSNAGDTITLTVTVYYAPWR; encoded by the coding sequence GTGCTGAAGACTTTAGAAAATTACCTCACCGATGAACCGACCGCAAACTGGCTGCTGGAGCCGCTTTGGCGGCAACTTGGTCATGACCGCCGCTTTGCCAGAATCTTCATCGCTTCGATTATCGGGCATCTCATATTTTATGCCATTCTCGTTCGTTTCGATTTGAAGATGGAATTCGCCGAGCAAAAAGCGCGCGGGCAAGGCGAGCGCGTCGAAATTGTCGAAGTTGCGCCGCCCGCGAATAAAGGCTTACTGCCGCGTTCGATTAATGAACCGCTCGAACGCGCAGACCTCAGCCAGTTAAAATACGACCCCAATAATGCCAACGATAAAAATTTGCTGGCGCGGTCGCCCAATCCGACCACCGCGCGCGGCGTAGAAACCAAACTGCCGAGCGCCACCCAGATTGAAAAGCAGGTTGAACGGACGCGAAACAACGCCACCTCTGGAAGCGGCACGGCAAACACGGCGACGGCAAGCCCAGCGACGCCCGCCCCCCGCCCCGCCGATAGCCCAAGCGTGCAACCGGCAACTGCGCCGCCAACCCCTGCAACAGCGGAAACTTCATCGCAACCGGCAACCTCACCCCCTGCCACAGCGCCCGCGCCGCAACCGAGTGAACCCGCCACCAAGGCGCAACCGGCTACCCCTGCGGGAACTCCCAATGCCGGAAACCAACAGAATAAAGCTTTCGGCACACAGGAAACCGAAGCCCAGTACAATGCCTATATTCGCGCCAAAATCAAAAAGGTCAACGAACGCATTTATCCGAAAGAATTGGTCAAAGATTTGCTCGGCGACCGCGTTTCTGCTGACTTTCGATTGGTCATTCGGCGCGGCGGTGAGATCGCTTCTTTGCAACAACTGCGCTCAACCGGATTTTCTGCGCTTGACAACATCGCGCGACAAGCGATATACACAGCTAAGCCCTTCGACGGCTACCCCTCAAATGCAGGAGATACAATCACACTCACGGTGACTGTTTATTATGCGCCCTGGCGGTGA
- a CDS encoding SpoIID/LytB domain-containing protein, producing MLSQRSFLYYKRSLAFALVGLLVTGLTFNNLTLAQNSKNRTSATINKSATSSTTRTSATNSYGASGPLVRIALVTDVASVALSSATGLAIRANSSDKKVFANGQILAEIHQPTKPDTIAQASDDAPLKPPTSTTITATGSAYHVEITSASDLAKAKRITENVKTRYDQTAKYSYDGQNGTYKIITGNYKSKVQALDMLAVLREAGYGKARLVAIQNNAAKNTSSTKPVTYKAQPASKDVAKPAAPNSRPAILTTQIAAFSASKMIAASDKTLIISAEASDIEAGDDQENRSYRTAKTAASSTGKPLTIRVSGKDYRGDIHLKLNERGRINVINVLPMEDYLRGVVPVELSPSIAQIEALKAQAVAARSYALATLGRFKDEGFDLRDDQRSQVYGGYSVEHPTTNRAVEETRGVVALTFNESGKGSAIEALYTADCGGKTENSENIFSGRAIGYLRSVDCAMDKDLTQSRELASVAKFEQLNEPFGHSLSRDVALLAVLGFNLPNKVSKDYLDDAVDRSELQTWAERAAKLTREIAPRDSRRDSSSRDETNAFDIHHEMALLRSNKRDITKLPSFATLIALATYGENRESLFMSQSETDYLLAGLGGEEVSREMRADLALLIKDNILRLPGSGQINTRSSITRAHALETFARAIRFKSQTGTINLQSATAVIAKNNVLTIVAARNAIARTPSVTMASARPSRTANGQQDVEIEKDARLFKVFGDHSYAVERLGIIGGERLTYHLNASGRIDFLEVDGAHRDVAREQVADASKWQESLSPDDTARRLTRARIDVGDIETITPLKYGASGRVVELEIVGSNKTLQLRGQQIRTAFGLKENPLMIERERNAQGEITNFIFTGKGWGHGVGMCQIGAARLAKQGQSYIGILQKYYAGVSVQKIY from the coding sequence ATGCTTTCACAAAGAAGTTTTCTCTATTACAAGCGAAGCCTGGCTTTCGCGCTTGTCGGTTTACTCGTAACCGGTTTGACTTTTAACAATCTGACGTTGGCGCAAAACAGTAAAAATCGCACCAGCGCGACCATCAACAAAAGTGCAACTTCATCAACGACGCGCACCAGCGCGACCAATAGTTACGGCGCAAGCGGGCCCCTCGTCCGCATCGCACTGGTTACGGATGTCGCATCCGTCGCGCTCAGTTCAGCAACCGGACTGGCGATTCGCGCAAATTCGTCGGATAAAAAAGTTTTTGCCAACGGGCAAATCCTTGCCGAAATTCACCAACCGACCAAACCCGACACCATCGCGCAGGCCTCTGACGATGCGCCGCTCAAACCGCCGACTTCGACCACCATCACCGCCACCGGCAGCGCCTATCATGTCGAAATCACTTCTGCCAGCGATTTAGCCAAAGCCAAACGCATCACTGAAAATGTCAAAACCCGCTATGACCAGACTGCGAAATACAGCTACGACGGGCAAAACGGCACTTATAAAATCATCACCGGCAATTACAAATCGAAAGTTCAGGCATTGGATATGCTCGCGGTTTTACGCGAAGCCGGTTACGGCAAAGCGCGACTCGTCGCCATACAAAACAACGCCGCAAAAAACACCAGCAGCACCAAACCGGTAACCTACAAAGCCCAACCGGCAAGCAAGGATGTAGCAAAACCCGCAGCGCCCAATTCGCGACCGGCGATTCTCACAACCCAGATTGCCGCATTCAGCGCCAGCAAAATGATTGCCGCAAGCGATAAAACGCTTATCATTTCCGCCGAAGCCTCTGATATCGAAGCCGGTGATGACCAAGAAAACCGTTCCTATCGCACAGCGAAAACTGCTGCTTCATCAACCGGCAAACCCTTGACCATTCGCGTAAGCGGCAAGGATTATCGCGGCGACATTCATCTGAAACTCAATGAACGCGGGCGCATCAATGTTATCAATGTCCTGCCGATGGAAGATTATTTGCGCGGCGTGGTTCCCGTTGAACTCTCGCCTTCGATTGCGCAAATCGAAGCGTTAAAAGCGCAGGCGGTAGCGGCGCGCTCCTATGCGCTTGCGACTTTAGGGCGCTTTAAAGATGAAGGATTTGATTTGCGCGATGACCAGCGTTCACAAGTTTATGGCGGCTATTCGGTTGAACACCCCACCACCAATCGCGCCGTCGAAGAGACCCGCGGGGTGGTCGCTTTAACGTTCAATGAAAGCGGCAAAGGCAGCGCCATCGAAGCCCTCTACACGGCGGATTGTGGCGGCAAAACCGAAAACAGTGAAAATATTTTTAGCGGTCGGGCAATCGGTTATCTGCGTTCGGTTGATTGCGCGATGGATAAGGATTTGACCCAAAGCCGCGAGCTTGCATCGGTCGCCAAATTTGAACAACTCAATGAACCCTTCGGGCATTCGCTGTCGCGTGATGTCGCCCTGCTTGCGGTTTTAGGATTCAACCTGCCCAATAAGGTTTCCAAAGATTATCTGGACGATGCGGTTGACCGCAGCGAATTGCAGACGTGGGCTGAACGCGCCGCGAAACTGACGCGGGAAATTGCCCCAAGAGATTCGCGCCGGGACTCTTCGAGCCGCGATGAAACAAACGCCTTTGACATCCACCATGAAATGGCTTTGCTGCGCTCGAACAAACGCGACATCACCAAACTTCCGTCTTTTGCAACATTGATTGCGCTTGCAACCTACGGCGAAAATCGCGAAAGCTTGTTTATGTCGCAATCCGAAACCGATTATCTCCTGGCGGGACTTGGCGGCGAAGAAGTTTCGCGCGAGATGCGCGCCGATTTAGCCTTGCTTATCAAAGACAACATTTTGCGTTTGCCGGGAAGCGGGCAAATCAACACCCGCTCGTCCATTACACGCGCTCATGCGCTTGAAACCTTTGCCCGCGCCATTCGGTTCAAATCGCAAACCGGCACGATAAATTTACAGAGCGCCACCGCTGTCATTGCAAAAAACAACGTGTTGACGATTGTCGCAGCCAGAAATGCCATCGCGCGAACCCCATCTGTGACGATGGCAAGCGCACGTCCATCGAGGACAGCGAACGGGCAACAGGATGTAGAAATTGAAAAGGACGCGCGGTTATTTAAAGTATTCGGCGACCACAGCTACGCGGTTGAACGCCTCGGCATCATCGGTGGCGAACGCCTCACCTATCATTTGAACGCCAGCGGGCGAATTGATTTCCTCGAAGTCGATGGCGCGCATCGCGATGTCGCAAGAGAGCAGGTCGCAGACGCCTCGAAATGGCAGGAGAGTTTAAGCCCCGATGATACAGCCAGGCGTTTGACACGCGCTCGTATTGATGTCGGCGACATTGAAACCATTACGCCGCTCAAATATGGCGCGTCGGGTCGCGTGGTTGAACTCGAAATCGTCGGCTCGAATAAAACTCTGCAACTGCGCGGGCAACAGATTCGCACGGCATTCGGACTCAAAGAAAATCCTTTAATGATTGAACGCGAACGCAACGCCCAGGGTGAAATCACCAACTTTATTTTTACAGGCAAAGGCTGGGGACACGGCGTCGGCATGTGCCAGATCGGCGCAGCCAGACTTGCTAAACAGGGACAATCCTACATTGGCATTCTGCAAAAATATTACGCCGGGGTCAGCGTGCAGAAAATTTATTGA
- a CDS encoding cytochrome c3 family protein — MSRSLKIIALLVIIFVPLGFFIPRATNRPTAPKQPIEYNHWQHVVSQDGPQLDCDFCHENADKSPHATIPNISTCMGCHVAVKTESPEIQKLAEFYKRKEQPKWVRVYYFEREANVFFSHKPHLKAKMECKECHGEVTASPGVKREVNMTMSWCLDCHRQRQASIDCYVCHR, encoded by the coding sequence ATGAGCCGAAGCCTAAAAATCATCGCGCTTCTCGTCATCATCTTTGTGCCCTTGGGATTTTTCATCCCTCGCGCCACAAATCGCCCAACCGCGCCCAAACAACCGATTGAATACAATCACTGGCAGCACGTTGTGAGCCAAGACGGCCCGCAACTTGATTGCGATTTCTGTCATGAAAATGCCGATAAATCTCCGCACGCGACGATCCCGAATATTTCAACCTGTATGGGCTGCCACGTCGCGGTCAAAACCGAAAGCCCGGAGATTCAAAAACTCGCGGAATTTTACAAGCGCAAAGAACAACCCAAGTGGGTGCGGGTTTATTATTTCGAGCGCGAAGCCAATGTCTTTTTTTCGCATAAGCCGCACCTCAAAGCCAAAATGGAGTGCAAAGAATGTCACGGCGAGGTGACCGCATCGCCCGGAGTCAAACGCGAAGTCAACATGACCATGAGCTGGTGTTTGGATTGTCATCGCCAGCGTCAGGCAAGCATCGATTGTTACGTATGCCATCGGTAG
- a CDS encoding four helix bundle protein: MTSKSYQDLEVWQRAMDVVVECYRVTQAFPKSEVYGLTNQLQRAAVSIPANIAEGQGRQYDSEFIQFLYVAPGSLTELETHIQIAARLNYLASSEANHLLAKTGEVGRLLNGLIRFLRSKTQNK; this comes from the coding sequence ATGACTTCAAAAAGCTATCAAGATTTAGAAGTTTGGCAGAGAGCAATGGATGTGGTTGTTGAATGCTATCGGGTCACACAAGCTTTTCCAAAGAGCGAAGTTTATGGATTGACCAATCAGTTACAACGCGCTGCCGTGTCAATTCCGGCTAATATCGCGGAAGGGCAAGGGCGGCAATATGACTCAGAATTTATTCAATTTCTATATGTCGCACCCGGTTCGCTAACAGAGTTGGAAACGCATATTCAAATAGCCGCACGGCTCAATTATCTGGCTTCATCAGAAGCAAATCATTTATTGGCTAAAACAGGAGAGGTAGGGCGATTGCTGAACGGTTTAATCAGATTTTTACGAAGCAAAACACAGAATAAATAA
- a CDS encoding molybdopterin-dependent oxidoreductase, with translation MKRREFIILSSVGASAAGVFSACGHPEEKLIPALIPDEEYIPGIDVWKASTCAMCDAGCGILVRTRDHKANKIEGNPNHPVNRGALCARGQAGLQVLYNPDRIKAPMKRAGERGAGQFEEITWDEAIKTLGDKLRELSAGGKANAAHFFTTDQRGITAHVASRLMNAYGSQAYLVKPLFSEEQSLGGYSDSFPGVNKPVFDIANATFLLSFGARFLENWHSPLMYARAYGEFRRASGKARGKFVQVEPRMSLTGANADEWLPAKTSSEALVALAIAQVIIREGLAKHAPDAAFVKSLENYAPEKTAVLTDIPAEKIIQVAREFAKAEKPLALTSNAVAMTNGLPGQVWGNFLNTLVGNINQKGGVLLSNRDYNFPLKKLNPVDRFPDVRYGNIPMILADRPIEVLMIHQFNPVYVLPATKEKLKAIPFIASFSSFFDETTELADLLLPDHTFLESWDLTTSDITSDFIVNLTKPVVQPEFNTRQTADVLIAISRLLGDKVASSIPITSAEEIVKQDFTAFANNGAPPVPKQKASEAEESEDEEAEEEEDTWTPLSEKGFLISQVKNQTTSEPQRTAPAKTLDDSLLTVAKENSEYSLTFLPYEHPTHGSGEQANLPVLQELPDALTSVMWGSWVEINPKTAAQLGIKDGDLIEVSSQNGAVRAPVVLYPAIRPDVIAMPLGQGHTSFGRYAKNIGTNLFELPIADWVEDSKPIRVKVTKISSDGKLIRFGTGLPEHIESKR, from the coding sequence ATGAAACGACGTGAATTCATCATCCTTTCAAGCGTAGGCGCAAGTGCAGCGGGCGTCTTTTCGGCGTGCGGGCACCCGGAAGAAAAACTCATTCCCGCGCTCATTCCTGATGAAGAATACATCCCCGGTATTGATGTATGGAAAGCTTCGACCTGCGCGATGTGCGACGCGGGCTGCGGCATTCTTGTGAGAACCCGCGACCACAAAGCCAATAAAATCGAAGGCAACCCCAATCACCCGGTCAATCGCGGCGCGCTGTGTGCGCGTGGGCAAGCGGGACTGCAAGTGCTATACAACCCCGACCGCATCAAAGCGCCGATGAAACGCGCGGGCGAACGCGGCGCAGGTCAATTTGAAGAAATCACTTGGGACGAAGCGATAAAGACGCTTGGTGATAAACTGCGCGAACTAAGCGCGGGTGGAAAGGCAAACGCCGCACACTTTTTTACAACTGACCAGAGAGGGATTACTGCGCACGTCGCATCGCGTTTGATGAATGCGTATGGTTCGCAAGCTTATCTGGTAAAACCGTTGTTTAGCGAAGAACAATCGCTAGGTGGATACTCAGATAGTTTTCCAGGGGTTAATAAACCGGTCTTTGATATAGCGAATGCGACGTTTTTACTCTCATTTGGTGCGCGGTTTTTAGAAAATTGGCATTCGCCATTAATGTACGCCCGCGCCTATGGCGAGTTTCGCCGCGCAAGCGGAAAAGCGCGCGGCAAATTCGTTCAAGTCGAACCACGAATGTCGCTGACCGGCGCAAACGCTGATGAGTGGTTGCCTGCAAAAACCAGCAGTGAAGCATTGGTTGCGCTTGCTATCGCGCAGGTGATTATCCGTGAAGGTTTAGCTAAGCATGCGCCTGATGCGGCGTTTGTTAAATCGCTTGAAAACTACGCGCCTGAAAAAACCGCCGTTTTAACCGATATTCCTGCCGAAAAAATTATTCAGGTTGCGCGTGAATTTGCGAAAGCTGAAAAGCCGCTTGCGTTGACTAGTAATGCGGTCGCCATGACGAATGGTTTGCCTGGTCAAGTGTGGGGAAATTTCTTAAACACCTTGGTCGGTAATATTAATCAAAAAGGCGGCGTGTTGTTATCGAATAGAGACTACAATTTTCCATTGAAAAAATTAAACCCTGTAGACCGATTCCCCGATGTCAGGTATGGCAATATTCCGATGATACTGGCTGACCGCCCAATAGAAGTTTTAATGATTCATCAGTTCAATCCGGTTTATGTTCTTCCAGCAACAAAAGAGAAGTTGAAAGCCATTCCCTTCATCGCCAGTTTTTCATCGTTTTTTGATGAAACAACTGAACTGGCAGATTTACTGCTTCCCGACCATACTTTTTTAGAGAGTTGGGATTTAACTACCAGTGACATCACTAGCGATTTTATTGTGAATTTGACGAAACCGGTCGTTCAACCCGAATTCAACACTAGGCAAACTGCCGACGTGTTGATTGCCATTAGTCGCTTGTTGGGGGATAAAGTGGCTTCCTCAATTCCCATTACGTCAGCCGAAGAGATCGTTAAACAGGATTTCACCGCTTTTGCAAATAACGGCGCTCCGCCGGTTCCGAAACAGAAAGCTTCTGAAGCCGAAGAGTCTGAAGATGAAGAAGCTGAAGAGGAAGAAGATACCTGGACGCCGCTCAGCGAAAAGGGATTTTTAATCAGTCAGGTTAAAAATCAGACAACGAGTGAACCGCAACGAACTGCGCCGGCAAAAACTCTCGATGATTCGTTGCTTACCGTTGCAAAGGAAAATTCCGAATATTCTTTGACCTTTTTGCCTTACGAACACCCGACACATGGTTCAGGCGAACAGGCCAATTTGCCCGTGCTTCAAGAACTGCCGGATGCGTTGACTTCGGTGATGTGGGGCAGTTGGGTTGAGATTAATCCTAAGACTGCTGCGCAACTTGGTATCAAAGATGGCGATTTAATTGAAGTCTCTTCGCAAAACGGTGCCGTGCGCGCTCCTGTAGTTTTGTATCCGGCAATCCGCCCCGATGTGATTGCCATGCCGCTCGGTCAAGGACACACGAGTTTTGGACGTTATGCGAAAAATATTGGCACCAACCTGTTTGAATTGCCGATTGCCGATTGGGTTGAAGATTCAAAACCAATTCGCGTGAAAGTGACGAAGATTTCAAGTGACGGAAAACTCATTCGCTTCGGCACGGGATTGCCTGAGCATATTGAATCGAAAAGATGA
- a CDS encoding 4Fe-4S dicluster domain-containing protein — protein MSEAKSTTNKPQWAMVIDLDRCTGCEACVVACNVENNIPQVGAEEAARGRTINWIRIERYFEGEFPDVRVKFRPVMCQHCEEAPCEPVCPVYATYHTDEGLNAQVYNRCVGTRYCANNCPYSVRFFNFYDPKYDAPLEKAWNPEVSIRDSGVMEKCTFCIQRIRAGEEKAKDENRPVKDGDVTPACVQTCPTTAMVFGNIADPTSAVAKLSRSSRAEKLLEDLGTKPRVIYLKGGE, from the coding sequence ATGAGCGAAGCCAAATCAACAACTAATAAACCGCAGTGGGCGATGGTCATTGACCTTGATCGTTGCACAGGGTGTGAAGCCTGCGTTGTCGCTTGCAACGTCGAAAACAACATTCCGCAGGTCGGCGCAGAAGAAGCGGCGCGCGGGCGCACCATCAACTGGATTCGCATCGAACGTTATTTTGAAGGCGAATTTCCCGACGTGCGCGTCAAGTTTCGCCCCGTCATGTGCCAGCACTGCGAAGAAGCGCCATGCGAGCCGGTCTGCCCGGTCTATGCCACTTATCATACCGACGAAGGTTTGAACGCGCAGGTCTATAATCGCTGCGTCGGCACGCGCTACTGCGCCAACAATTGCCCGTACTCGGTGCGCTTCTTTAATTTTTACGACCCCAAATATGATGCGCCTCTCGAAAAAGCCTGGAACCCGGAAGTTTCAATTCGTGATAGCGGGGTGATGGAAAAATGCACCTTCTGCATTCAACGCATTCGCGCCGGCGAAGAGAAAGCCAAAGATGAAAATCGCCCGGTGAAAGATGGCGATGTCACCCCGGCTTGCGTGCAGACCTGTCCGACGACGGCGATGGTTTTCGGCAACATCGCTGACCCGACCAGCGCCGTCGCGAAATTATCCAGGAGCAGCCGCGCGGAAAAATTACTCGAAGATTTAGGCACTAAACCGCGCGTGATTTATCTCAAAGGCGGCGAATGA
- the nrfD gene encoding NrfD/PsrC family molybdoenzyme membrane anchor subunit, which produces MQETEMTNEKVNSDLLRPLKETGWAWRVTVIVCLLFLAAAFASFLVQLSRGIGVWGINRPVMWAFDITNFVFWIGISHAGTLISAILRVSRAEWRRPVTRCAEAITVFALMIGGIFPIVHLGKPLLFYWLAPYPNDRGLWPNFRSPLLWDFFAINAYFIGSLIYLYLPLIPDLALVRDKSTGARKRIYAKLSLGWRGTQRQWARLEKAVQVMAVIIIPVAVSVHTIVSWDFAMAIQPMWHSTIFGPYFVAGAIFSGIAALILAMAVIRRIFHLEEYLRPLHFTNLGFLLLTMSLIWFYFTFAEYLTVWYGNEPHEKVVFDSKVSGHYAPMFWTMVICCFFIPAPILAIKKLRTITGMVIASAAVLVGMWIERFLIIVPTLAQPRFTFNWGSYQPTIYEIAIAVGTIAYFVLLYAMFTKLFPIVAIWEYKEGLRHHREELHPVVKEPAMMVSD; this is translated from the coding sequence ATGCAAGAAACGGAAATGACCAACGAAAAAGTCAATAGCGATTTGTTGAGACCGCTCAAAGAGACCGGATGGGCTTGGCGCGTCACGGTCATCGTTTGCCTGTTATTTTTAGCGGCGGCATTTGCCTCGTTTCTTGTGCAACTGAGTCGCGGTATCGGCGTGTGGGGCATCAATCGCCCGGTGATGTGGGCGTTTGATATTACCAATTTCGTTTTCTGGATTGGCATTTCCCACGCCGGCACTTTGATTTCAGCCATTCTGCGCGTCAGTCGCGCGGAGTGGCGTCGGCCGGTCACCCGTTGCGCCGAAGCGATTACGGTCTTTGCGTTGATGATTGGCGGCATTTTTCCGATTGTCCATCTCGGCAAACCTTTATTGTTTTATTGGCTCGCGCCTTATCCGAACGACCGCGGATTATGGCCCAATTTCCGCTCGCCGCTGCTCTGGGATTTCTTCGCTATCAATGCCTATTTTATCGGCTCGTTGATTTATCTCTATCTGCCGCTGATTCCAGACCTTGCTTTGGTGCGCGATAAATCCACCGGCGCGCGCAAACGGATTTACGCCAAACTGAGTCTCGGTTGGCGCGGCACCCAGCGTCAATGGGCGCGACTGGAGAAAGCCGTACAGGTGATGGCGGTCATCATCATTCCGGTAGCGGTTTCCGTGCATACCATCGTGTCCTGGGATTTTGCGATGGCGATTCAACCGATGTGGCATTCAACCATCTTTGGTCCGTACTTTGTCGCGGGGGCAATCTTTTCCGGTATCGCGGCGTTGATTTTGGCAATGGCTGTCATCCGCCGCATCTTTCATCTCGAAGAATACCTGCGCCCATTGCATTTTACGAACCTCGGCTTTTTGCTGCTGACCATGAGCCTGATCTGGTTTTACTTCACCTTTGCCGAATACCTGACCGTCTGGTACGGCAACGAGCCGCATGAAAAAGTGGTGTTCGATTCCAAAGTGAGCGGGCACTATGCGCCGATGTTCTGGACGATGGTCATCTGTTGCTTTTTTATCCCCGCGCCGATTCTGGCGATTAAAAAATTGCGCACCATTACGGGAATGGTCATTGCTTCGGCGGCGGTGCTGGTTGGCATGTGGATTGAACGTTTTTTAATTATTGTGCCGACGCTGGCGCAACCGCGCTTCACGTTTAACTGGGGCAGCTATCAGCCGACGATTTATGAAATCGCCATCGCCGTCGGCACGATTGCTTATTTCGTGTTGTTGTATGCCATGTTTACCAAGCTTTTTCCAATCGTCGCCATCTGGGAATACAAAGAAGGCTTGCGTCATCATCGCGAAGAACTCCATCCGGTTGTGAAAGAACCGGCAATGATGGTAAGCGATTAA